tatgtattttggggCGGTCGTGAAGGTTACCAGAGTCTCTTGAACACCGACATGGGACGAGAACTTGATCATATGGTGCGCTCATGTCATAAAATTTTCCTACAATTTGTGGccttatttttatagatatcaGTTCTGAGTATGCAGTTTATTTTTTGACTCGCAGGCAAGATTTCTTGAAGCCGCTGTTGCCTACAAGAAGAAAATTGGATTCAACGGTACATTGTAGTCGCCTAACctgttttgttttctatttcatAAAGAGTTCCGATAAGTAGTCTGTTATTTTTACCGAGCTAAAGTTTCTACTGGGAACTTATATTTTTTCATCTGTTGTGCTATTTAGGGACAATGCTGATTGAACCCAAGCCCCAAGAACCTACTAAACATCAGTATGTCTATTACCTGTTTACTTTCATCTATGATTTTTTTCCCTCACTATGTTCACATGGCGATATTATTATCTCAGGTACGACTGGGACGCTGCAACATCAGCAAATTTCTTGCGAAAATATGGCCTTATAGGTGATCTTTCTTTCTAACCATCTCTTATAATTTATATGAACATCTCAATGCATTTATTCAGTTTACCATACTATACTCATGAATCACATAACTAGAATATGAGATTGcaccatttaatttttcaaccaaGAACTAACTCTCATTGTttttgtaggagaattcaaacTCAACATTGAGTGCAACCATGCAACTCTATCAGGTCACAGGTATAATCGTGTTTTACGTTAAATAAAATCGTAATTTCAACTTCTCCGTAGATGAAAATGTGTACTTATTCTTCaaaattatgtaaatttttcGCTCTGCAGTTGTCATCACGAGGTCGAAACTGCAAGACTCAATGGTATATTGGGAAATATCGATGCAAACACAGGCGATCCTCAAGTTGGTATGTCACAGTTTGTTTTCCCTAATATGTAAACAGTAACAGAAGTTGTAATTTGTAACATGAAATTTGTTTCGATACAGGTTGGGATACAGATGAGTTTCTTACAGATATTGGGGAGGCTACCAAGGTGATGCTCAGTGTTGTGAAAAATGTAAGAAAATCTTCTCTATCGATTTCTTTTTCAACCTCAAATGTGTTCTCTAAAAACTTGTTAGTGAATCTaactatatttttcaaatttcacaGGGAGGATTAGCACCAGGGGGATTCAACTTCGACGCAAAACTGTTCGTTCTCTTCTTTTCTTATGATTTGTACTTTACATGATTATGGATGTCATGAATGCCTCTTAATTTTTGTTTTCGATTTGTTACTGTTAGACGAAGAGAGAGCACCGATGTTGAGGACCTATTTATTGCTCACATTAGCGGAATGGATACACTTGCCCGTGGACTTCGAAATGTTGCCAAGATTATTGAGGTTGCATGTCTATGTTCCTTTCTCttccttttttcttatttttgtgtctacaaaaatttgtttttcaatatgctctctttttctttttggccTGTGAATTAGGATGGTTCTCTTAACGAGCTTGTTCGAGAAAGGTACTCGAGTTTCGACTCTGAAATTGGGGCTCTAATTGAGGTAAGTGACTCCTAAAGTGTTCTATTTGTGCTTATGTTTTAACTTTTAAACTCATTGTAACATGTATTGCCTCTTTCCATAGGCTGGCAAAGCAGATTTCGAATTTCTCGAGAAGAAAGCCATCGAATGGGGTGAACCGAAAGTTCCATCTGCTAAGCAGGTAATTTAGAAAATCTCTGAGAAGTATTAATTACCATGGACAAGTCAAATTCATTAGTCTAACTTAAAAATAAGTAGAAAAAGTAGTTTAAGTATTAACATTTTCATGTAGTGAAAAGTTCATCTGAGGGTGTTCAAAACATAATCATCTTCAAATTGAGATTAAGTTCATTGCTAACACCATCAACTTATCCTTAGAAACAATTCCAAGggagaaattaatttttttaccaCGCTTTCACCAAATCTATCAATTTTGATTGCGACTAATACTCGTTCGTTAAAGTATTCGTGCAAGTATGGTAAAATAGGAATCAAAATCTCTTGTTGAAAAGTGGTATTTCATACCGTGTTAAACCAATCTAAATTTGAcatagattaattttttatttattaaaaaattaaacttttaattGAGTCAACAAAAATAGTTagcatatttaatataaattaagttAGTTGATTTGTTAGAATTAGATTGGTTTAACACAATATAGGATACTATTTTTAACGGAAATCTTGATTAGGTAAAATAGTTGTTTAATCCCATGTTGCTCCTCCAACCTACTTCTCAATTTCCAAAGAGAAAAAGGTTTGAAGATCAAGTTTCAAAATGAGAGTATTGGTTGGAAATTACATAATCATATACTAGAAATTTACACTCAATCCACACAAATTAGTTAATGAAAACTTTAATAACCAACATGGTCATTCAAGATCATAAGTTTACTTATATTATTATGTtgttcttttcaatttttttttatttgtaagtTGAGCAAATTACCTGTATATTACTTGTATAGCTATGTACTTTTGAGTTTGGtttcatatatttaattttaatgtacTTTTGTTcagcaaaaattttaatgtacTTTTCGGGTCTACTTTTGGTCTAAAGTACATAACGGTATTTGTTCCCGAGTGGAACAAGTTTGTTCATGATTTTAAAGTGTTTAACTAACCAATCTGTTATGGTGGCGCAGGAATTGGCGGAGATGATTTTCCAATCGGCTCTGTAAATAAATGGAGATGAAGATGGAGACGGAGATGAATTacataaagttttatttttctttcttgttttagaaAAACAAAAACTATTTAGTAATAAAATTTAGTGTCCCAACTTTCTTGGTTTAAGTTTCTTTTTAATACATTTGTAGTTTTCatagttaaaaatattactcTTTCTTTTTAGTTTAAGATTAGTTTATCACCATCATTGTCTTACCGAAGACTTAAATTTGAGTTTAggatattaaacttaaataaaatttcaaattaaaaggcTAGGGATACTTAGTGTTCATTTAATCTCATccgtactattttttttttatatagttcaTTCGATCTCTACTAAGTgtagattttatattttagacTCAATTCAATCTGCATAATAGTTTAAATTCAATTTAAcagttcaaaaaaaattatttaatattttttaaaaaatattttttatataactaacaataaaataaaagtaactattgttattttataacttcaataataaattaaaataaataaaataacaaataataaattcaaaggaaaagatttatatatataaaaatagaatatacatttgatttaataagttttcaaatatatttgtattatatgtattagatttttaaattattaattctttttatattaaaatagtaattatatataattttttttataaatgtgTGTAGATTAGATTTGATCGAGTTGAATTATATTAGTTATTTTATGAACATTAGTATTTACTCTATTTTACACTAATTTAACCAAATTATCCTTAAACCAAATTTATATAATAGCTAAAATTAAGTTCACAATAATGAAAATGAAAGGACTCTCTTACTGTATATGTAGTTTTTTGtctctctcttcttttgttCCTTATTTTGGAAGAATTGTTTAAATAACAATTAGAGTTAAAATAAGCAAAAAATAACTTACACTAGATTTGATAATTTCAATGTATTATGTGACTGGTTTAAGAGTATGATAGAAGTAAAAGGGTTGGAGATGAGTGTTTGTAAAGAGTGTACAATGAAATGAATAGTAGAGTGCTTTGTACTCAATAATTCTTTTCCTAATTAAAGCCTTGTCTCTTTCTTTTATATGAATTACAAAACTCAAGAGAAAAATCATTTGACTTATTTGGTTTGTTGATCCCAAAATATTATGTAATTAATGGGGGAATATTGCTATTAGGACCTCTAGTATTAACACCACCCATAAGGTGTAGTCttagttaatatattttttttttataattattattaaattaaaatatataagtgaTACGATACGTGGTGTTAGACACTATTAAtaccttttaatattttttttaataacataataataatattagagtaatttgcggtacaaatacttaaatttaactcCCAgctgcaaataaatatttaaatttaatttttagcgaTAATagtacttaagttatatttctggaACTCCGTAGGTACCTAGCCGTTAAATGTCAAGTTATTATCTGcgtgttattttcttattggtatatttaaactattttttttcaaatacaaTTTTAATGAATTTGGCTAATTAGAGATTGTCACATGTCAAATTACTTAACACTTAATAGTCAGATACTTACatagaattataacttaagtattgttaccaccaaaaattaaacttaagtatttatttacaactgaaaattaaatttaagtatttatatcacaaattacttttattaaaaaacacCATACACAAAGTCTTGAATTCAGAAATATACACATTTTTTTCGATGCTTCATGCATACTTCCATTTCTTGAACAATTCGAGTTATACTTAAGCAACTATGAGTACGTCTAATTATACTTATAAGCAACTATGAGTACATCTAAGGCTTTGTAGCCAAGACACTATTCATAGAAGAATTCCACTACAAAATGAAAAATCCCAACATCACTATCCAACCAAACATTTGCAACTTAGGTAGTATGCGtgtattgtgacagtcagtagtcccgtgatccgtaaggagaaatatcgggtaagctgtacaatcccacatcgcctggggaaggtcaagtgggatgattctaaaactgtgtaggtatgggactacacagttgaagagagcttaaatggagtGATTGTTATTACCTATATAAACAAgttgcatcttgtttttcggtagtccatctcgaaagaactccacagttaagcgtgcttgacttggagtaatttcaggatgggtgacatcctgggaagttttcctaggaagcgtgcgagtgaggacaaaacacgctgaaaacactcgtgttggtctgtagggtcagtcgtcagtccatgaagcagccagagtgacgtactcgtgtataagaatcattcattccgtgggtatAAAGACCCAATGAAGACTTGAAGCGAGTGCACTAAGTTATTGTGCTAACATCTTATGTTTGATTCAATAATATCTAAATAACTTCTTTTAGTAATGAACATAACTTAATAGTTTCACACGCTAAGTTCAAAccctaacaaaaaaataaaaaaataaaaaagatccATCTAGTAAACTGAATGACCACCAACAAGGTCGGTCCAAGCATATAACAGTTTAGGTCATTATATAAGGTCCCTGTATTAAAAGACCCACTTTTTTATCATCCCTTTGAGTAAATATACACTTAGcacttaaaaaaaatgagaaaattttGTGATTCCAACATACATGATTCTAAAAATTTTgcctattttaaaatttatgaagtttttttttttttttgaaaactgaatttatgaaatattaattgataattttttttttaaaaaaaaagcataattttaatttttcgccCAAGGCCCCCGAATCGATTAGACTGGCACCAACACCATCTCATACAATACAACTACAAGCATGCTCTTGGAGTACTCCTCTACATGGTTTGGATGAGCCTTTAAAGATTTCAGCCCAAATAGCTAGACCCAAGTTACATAGGGCCTGTTTTAGGAGTAGACAAAGTAGTCTCGTGCCTAGGGTCCTAACCCTACGGGGTCccgaaaaaaataatattctattataaatttaatgtagtaattaagtatttatgtttATAAACACAAAGCTATTCTAATATAATGGCATCTGTGTCTCTTATAACAATTTCGCTTCCCGAGTTTCACTCAAGACAGTGGAACTACTTACCACTAGATCAAATAAATTTAAGAGTATTGCTATTGAGTATCAGTGGTGCCTCA
This Cannabis sativa cultivar Pink pepper isolate KNU-18-1 chromosome 6, ASM2916894v1, whole genome shotgun sequence DNA region includes the following protein-coding sequences:
- the LOC115725457 gene encoding xylose isomerase, with translation MKMKPAEICMVLLCLSVLTFGVIGGPQTCPANLESDCNDSGEWKGEFFPEIPKIKYEGPSSKNPLAFKWFNAEEVILGKKMKDWFRFSVAFWHTFRGTGADPFGAPTKSWPWEDGTNSLAMAKRRMRANFEFIDKLGVDLWCFHDRDIAPDGKTLEESNANLDEVVALAKELQGSKVHPLWGTAQLFMHPRYMHGGATSSELGVYAYAAAQVKKAIEVTHYLGGENYVFWGGREGYQSLLNTDMGRELDHMARFLEAAVAYKKKIGFNGTMLIEPKPQEPTKHQYDWDAATSANFLRKYGLIGEFKLNIECNHATLSGHSCHHEVETARLNGILGNIDANTGDPQVGWDTDEFLTDIGEATKVMLSVVKNGGLAPGGFNFDAKLRRESTDVEDLFIAHISGMDTLARGLRNVAKIIEDGSLNELVRERYSSFDSEIGALIEAGKADFEFLEKKAIEWGEPKVPSAKQELAEMIFQSAL